Proteins from a single region of Puntigrus tetrazona isolate hp1 chromosome 2, ASM1883169v1, whole genome shotgun sequence:
- the wdr33 gene encoding pre-mRNA 3' end processing protein WDR33 isoform X3 encodes MATDIGSPPRFFHMPRFQHQAPRQLFYKRPDFAQQQAMQQLTFDGKRMRKAVNRKTIDYNPSVIRHLENRLWQRDHRDFRAIQPDAGCYNDLVPPVGMLNNPMNAVTTKFVRTSTNKVKCPVFVVRWTPEGRRLVTGASSGEFTLWNGLTFNFETILQAHDSPVRAMTWSHNDMWMLTADHGGYVKYWQSNMNNVKMFQAHKEAIREASFSPTDNKFATCSDDGTVRIWDFLRCHEERILRGHGADVKCVDWHPTKGLVVSGSKDSQQPIKFWDPKTGQSLATLHAHKNTVMEVKWNLNGNWLLTASRDHLCKLFDIRNLKEELQVFRGHKKEATAVAWHPVHEGLFASGGSDGSLLFWHAGVEKEVGGMEMAHEGMIWSLAWHPLGHILCSGSNDHTSKFWTRNRPGDKMRDRYNLNLLPGMSEDGVEYDDIETNSVAAIPGMGIPEQLKAAMEQEQTGKEMVAEPEMSIPGLDWGMEEVMLKDQKKPPTKKVPYAKPIPAQFQQAWAENKVPAMPPGEVPKERKDEKTADGKKKTQAEIEQEMAALQYTNPMLLEQLKIERMAQLQEQGIPSPGGQSGPMPPFPGQGGPMPPPTQGFPQSMPPQQMSHNMPPMGPGGMPGPFIPPGQMGPPGPPMHQGPPPQGMMGPDMHGPPRHPGSHRNMGPQGPPGMPPGPRGMQGPPPTGMPPGSGGMMGPPPRGQGPPQGGMMHQDMRGPVPHGNMVGPQGPMPGSMMGPPPRTHGNMQGMGNMHGMGPPPGGMHGPPNNMQGPPGNMQGPPPYMQGKPPHMGEGNRGQFSQGQNPGPQSMMHGIGQQGPNGKGDGPRGPPNHHMGPPPDRQGPGQGSDGGQYWGDDGGYQEGWRRGPGQEYSVGHRGISGGPWEGQERFSSHDGEYMGHDRYDGYEDSGEEFDQRPRRPPHGEDSYRRGGPSGRGGMGVYQDEYGGDESFDSQEDMGQGWGGRGRPRGGPPRGGHESYREGQRPDHNMHDSPSPASRERSSSLQGMDMASLPPRKRPWHDGPGTGDMDSPGAGPDERGAGRPSPRDEGGYGHPSRGGRGGWSRGGPPNPGGPGPNVGPNTRRGAPRGVMRGGRGR; translated from the exons ATGGCAACAGATATTGGCTCACCTCCTCGGTTTTTCCATATGCCTCGGTTCCAGCACCAGGCACCTCGTCAGCTGTTCTACAAGAGACCGGACTTTGCCCAGCAGCAGGCTATGCAGCAGCTCACTTTCGATGGCAAGCGCATGAGGAAAGCTGTGAATCGCAAGACCATTGATTACAATCCGTCTGTTATCAGACATCTTGAG AATCGATTGTGGCAACGTGATCATCGAGATTTCCGTGCTATTCAACCAGATGCAGGCTGCTACAATGAT cttgtTCCTCCAGTTGGTATGCTTAATAACCCTATGAATGCTGTTACAACAAAGTTTGTCAGAACCTCCACCAACAAAGTCAAATGCCCTGTGTTTGTTGTGCGG TGGACTCCTGAAGGCAGGCGACTTGTAACAGGTGCATCCAGTGGGGAGTTTACTTTATGGAACGGGCTCACATTTAACTTTGAGACAATTCTTCAG GCTCATGATAGCCCTGTCAGGGCAATGACCTGGTCTCACAATGACATGTGGATGTTGACTGCCGACCATGGAGGTTACGTGAAATACTGGCAGTCCAACATGAATAACGTCAAGATGTTCCAGGCTCACAAGGAGGCGATTAGAGAGGCCAG TTTCTCTCCCACGGATAATAAATTTGCCACTTGCTCTGATGATGGAACTGTACGTATCTGGGACTTTCTCCGCTGTCATGAAGAAAGAATTCTGAGAG GTCACGGAGCAGATGTGAAGTGTGTTGATTGGCATCCCACGAAGGGCTTGGTGGTATCTGGCAGCAAGGATAGCCAGCAACCTATCAAATTTTGGGACCCAAAGACTGGACAAAGTTTGGCAACACT ACatgcacataaaaacacagtcaTGGAGGTGAAGTGGAACCTTAATGGCAACTGGCTGTTGACAGCGTCACGTGACCATTTATGCAAACTGTTTGACATTCGCAACCTCAAAGAGGAGCTGCAGGTTTTTAGAGGACATAAGAAAGAAGCCACAG cTGTAGCTTGGCACCCAGTTCATGAAGGCTTGTTTGCCAGTGGAGGCTCTGATGGATCACTGCTATTTTGGCATGCAGG TGTGGAGAAAGAGGTTGGAGGAATGGAGATGGCTCATGAAGGAATGATTTGGAGTCTAGCCTGGCACCCCCTGGGCCACATCTTGTGTTCTGGGTCTAATGACCATACCAG CAAATTTTGGACAAGGAATCGACCAGGGGATAAAATGCGGGACAGATACAATCTGAACTTGTTGCCTGGAATGTCAGAAGATGGAGTGGAGTATG ATGACATAGAGACCAATAGTGTTGCAGCCATTCCCGGCATGGGGATCCCAGAACAACTGAAGGCTGCAATGGAACAAGAACAAACTG GCAAAGAGATGGTGGCAGAGCCTGAGATGAGCATTCCAGGGCTGGACTGGGGAATGGAAGAGGTGATGCTGAAGGACCAAAAAAAGCCCCCAACGAAAAAGGTTCCTTATGCAAAACCAATTCCAGCTCAGTTTCAACAG GCCTGGGCAGAGAATAAGGTTCCAGCGATGCCTCCTGGAGAGGTTCCAAAGGAAAGGAAGGATGAGAAGACAGCAGATGGCAAAAAGAAGACCCAAGCAGAGATTGAGCAGGAAATGGCTGCCCTGCAGTATACAAATCCAATGTTGCTCGAG caaCTGAAGATTGAGCGAATGGCACAGTTACAAGAGCAGGGAATCCCTTCCCCTGGTGGACAGTCAGGGCCAATGCCACCCTTTCCAGGGCAGGGTGGTCCAATGCCCCCTCCCACACAAGGATTCCCTCAGTCCATGCCTCCACAACAAATGTCGCACAACATGCCTCCAATGGGACCGGGTGGAATGCCTGGTCCTTTCATTCCTCCAGGCCAGATGGGTCCACCAGGACCTCCCATGCACCAGGGTCCCCCTCCTCAGGGCATGATGGGTCCAGACATGCATGGACCTCCACGTCATCCAGGCTCTCACAGGAACATGGGTCCCCAGGGTCCTCCTGGCATGCCACCTGGCCCCAGAGGCATGCAAGGACCTCCCCCAACAGGAATGCCCCCAGGTTCTGGTGGTATGATGGGACCACCACCACGAGGACAAGGGCCACCACAGGGAGGTATGATGCATCAGGACATGAGGGGTCCTGTGCCTCACGGAAACATGGTAGGCCCTCAGGGACCCATGCCAGGGAGTATGATGGGACCTCCACCCAGGACGCATGGTAATATGCAGGGCATGGGAAATATGCATGGAATGGGGCCTCCTCCAGGGGGTATGCATGGACCACCAAATAACATGCAAGGGCCACCAGGAAACATGCAGGGCCCTCCACCATATATGCAAGGCAAACCACCACACATGGGTGAAGGAAATCGTGGACAGTTCAGCCAG GGACAGAATCCTGGGCCTCAATCAATGATGCATGGAATAGGACAGCAGGGACCTAACGGAAAAG GAGATGGTCCTCGAGGACCACCTAACCACCACATGGGACCCCCACCAGATCGACAGGGCCCTGGTCAGGGCTCAGATGGAGGCCAGTACTGGGGTGATGATGGGGGTTATCAAGAGGGCTGGAGAAGAGGCCCTGGGCAGGAATACTCTGTAGGTCACAGAGGAATCTCTGGAGGCCCATGGGAGGGCCAGGAAAGGTTTTCCTCACATGATGGAGAGTACATGGGACATGACCG GTATGATGGGTATGAGGACTCTGGTGAGGAGTTTGACCAGAGGCCGAGACGGCCACCACATGGAGAAGACTC ATACAGGAGGGGTGGCCCAAGTGGTCGTGGTGGAATGGGCGTATACCAAGATGAGTATGGTGGAGACGAAAGCTTTGATTCTCAAGAAGACATGGGCCAGGGTtggggaggaagaggaagaccaCGTGGTGGGCCACCAAGAGGAG GTCATGAGAGTTATCGGGAGGGTCAGCGCCCAGACCACAATATGCATGACAGTCCTTCTCCAGCCAGCAGAGAACGATCCTCCTCTCTACAGGGCATGGACATGGCCTCGCTGCCTCCACGCAAACGGCCATGGCATGACGGACCAGGCACTGGTGACATGGACTCCCCCGGTGCAGGGCCTGATGAAAGAGGAGCGG GTCGACCATCACCAAGAGACGAAGGAGGGTATGGGCATCCATCACGGGGAGGAAGAGGTGGTTGGAGCCGTGGTGGGCCGCCCAACCCAGGTGGTCCTGGTCCTAATGTGGGTCCAAATACCAGGCGAGGGGCTCCACGTGGTGTTATGAGGGGAGGTCGCGGACGGTAG